A genome region from Alkalimarinus coralli includes the following:
- a CDS encoding Nif3-like dinuclear metal center hexameric protein, protein MATLESVVKQANQWMLERPISDYCPNGLQVEGRAEVKKIVTGVTACQALVDEAIARGADLLLVHHGYFWKGEAPNIVGIKKARLKALLQNDISMLAYHLPLDVHPELGNNVQLAKLLGLTVSGPLDEGARPSIGLVGQLQAPLTVSEFTNLLNEKLNRAPQVISNDDKSLIRRVGWCTGAAQGYIEKAIAAQVDAYISGEISEPTVHVARESGVHYFAAGHHATERYGVIALGDKLAEAFNIEHEFVDIDNPV, encoded by the coding sequence GTGGCGACGTTAGAATCGGTTGTTAAGCAGGCAAATCAGTGGATGTTAGAGCGCCCCATATCTGACTATTGCCCCAATGGGTTACAGGTAGAAGGAAGAGCAGAGGTCAAAAAAATAGTAACTGGCGTGACGGCGTGCCAAGCATTGGTTGACGAGGCTATTGCACGGGGGGCTGATTTGCTGCTAGTGCACCATGGGTATTTCTGGAAAGGTGAAGCTCCAAATATCGTCGGCATAAAAAAGGCACGACTAAAGGCGCTTCTTCAAAATGATATCAGCATGCTGGCATACCATCTTCCATTAGATGTACATCCGGAGTTAGGTAACAATGTTCAATTGGCTAAGCTGCTAGGGCTCACTGTGAGTGGTCCGCTGGATGAAGGTGCTCGCCCAAGCATTGGTTTAGTTGGGCAGTTACAAGCTCCGTTGACGGTTAGCGAGTTTACTAACTTGTTGAATGAAAAACTAAATCGTGCTCCTCAAGTTATTTCAAATGATGACAAAAGCCTTATAAGACGAGTCGGTTGGTGTACGGGGGCCGCGCAAGGTTATATTGAGAAAGCGATAGCTGCTCAGGTAGATGCATATATCAGCGGGGAGATCTCAGAGCCTACCGTTCATGTGGCGAGGGAGAGCGGAGTACACTATTTTGCAGCGGGGCATCATGCCACTGAACGTTATGGGGTGATTGCGTTAGGTGATAAATTAGCTGAGGCGTTTAACATTGAGCATGAATTTGTCGATATAGATAACCCGGTTTAA
- a CDS encoding YhcB family protein yields the protein MNEMETFLSIGIIAFLSGALVGALIYRLVVNDGGRSKRVERQMDELQQKHTRYQAQVSDHFVQTAQLINRLNEDYREIHNHLARGATELCSEDNANNLLQLSTENTKDSSEENGKLEEIEEIYAEPPRDYAPKTNEEQGTLSEEFGLKGKPKEKGASD from the coding sequence ATGAACGAAATGGAAACTTTTCTCTCTATTGGCATTATTGCATTCCTGTCTGGTGCACTCGTTGGCGCATTGATTTATCGCCTGGTAGTGAACGACGGTGGCCGCAGCAAAAGGGTAGAAAGACAAATGGATGAACTGCAACAAAAACACACGCGCTACCAAGCTCAAGTTAGCGACCATTTTGTGCAAACTGCGCAACTAATCAATCGGTTAAATGAAGATTACCGTGAAATACATAATCACTTAGCACGGGGCGCAACGGAACTTTGCAGCGAAGACAATGCAAACAATCTATTACAACTTTCAACTGAAAACACGAAAGATTCTTCAGAAGAAAATGGCAAGCTTGAAGAAATTGAAGAGATATACGCTGAGCCACCGAGGGATTACGCCCCCAAAACCAACGAAGAACAAGGAACGCTGTCCGAAGAGTTTGGCCTAAAAGGCAAACCAAAAGAAAAAGGTGCCTCTGACTAA
- the zapE gene encoding cell division protein ZapE, with protein sequence MPHLSPIEQYQHDLKNSGFMRDSAQENAINHLQALYEKLVDAEKNQKKGRFAKLAAKVQRKKAAPIKGLYFWGGVGRGKTYLMDIFFESLPFDRKMRVHFHRFMQRVHHELAELEGQANPLVDVAKRFSDEARVICFDEFFVTDIGDAMILGGLMKELFANGVSLVCTSNIVPDGLYKDGLQRARFLPAIALVNEHTDVVNVDGGTDYRLRSLEQAELYHFPLDDGADKSLEESYGSLALEAGVHGLALDVNGRQLTARKHSDDVVWFEFKELCDGPRSQNDYIELAREFHAVLVSNVPVMGGDTDDQARRFINMIDEFYDRNVKVIISAEAPIHKLYSGGKLNFEFERTESRLLEMQSHEYLEAPHKP encoded by the coding sequence ATGCCTCATTTATCCCCAATTGAACAATATCAACACGATTTGAAAAATAGTGGATTTATGCGCGACTCTGCGCAAGAAAATGCTATTAATCATCTTCAGGCGCTTTATGAAAAGCTGGTTGATGCGGAAAAAAACCAAAAGAAGGGGCGGTTTGCCAAGCTGGCGGCAAAGGTTCAGCGTAAAAAGGCTGCACCTATTAAAGGATTATATTTCTGGGGAGGGGTAGGTCGAGGAAAAACCTACTTAATGGATATATTTTTTGAGAGTTTGCCTTTTGATCGAAAAATGAGAGTGCACTTTCACCGTTTTATGCAGAGAGTTCACCATGAACTCGCTGAACTAGAAGGGCAGGCTAACCCATTGGTCGATGTTGCAAAACGTTTTAGTGATGAGGCTAGAGTTATCTGCTTTGATGAGTTTTTTGTTACAGATATTGGTGATGCAATGATTCTGGGTGGGTTAATGAAAGAGTTGTTTGCTAATGGTGTTTCACTGGTTTGTACATCGAATATAGTGCCCGACGGTCTTTACAAGGATGGTTTGCAGCGAGCCCGATTCTTGCCAGCTATTGCATTAGTCAATGAGCACACAGATGTTGTAAATGTTGATGGCGGGACAGATTACCGTTTGCGCTCACTTGAGCAAGCGGAGTTATATCATTTTCCATTGGATGATGGGGCAGATAAAAGCTTGGAAGAGAGTTATGGCAGCCTAGCCCTGGAAGCAGGTGTTCATGGTTTGGCGTTAGACGTTAATGGTCGCCAACTTACTGCCAGAAAGCACTCTGATGACGTTGTCTGGTTTGAGTTTAAAGAGCTGTGTGATGGGCCTAGGAGTCAAAACGACTACATTGAGCTTGCTCGAGAGTTTCATGCGGTTTTAGTAAGCAATGTGCCTGTGATGGGGGGAGATACCGATGATCAGGCAAGACGTTTTATCAATATGATTGATGAGTTTTATGATCGAAATGTGAAAGTTATTATTTCGGCAGAAGCGCCTATTCACAAGCTCTACAGTGGTGGAAAGCTCAATTTCGAGTTTGAGCGAACTGAAAGCCGCTTACTTGAGATGCAATCTCATGAATATCTGGAAGCGCCACATAAGCCTTGA
- a CDS encoding IS110 family transposase, with protein sequence MNTITYGLDLAKNIFHVHAVTSKGEIEIKKKLRRKEVLAFFAKREPGLIGMEACGGSHYWARELTRLGYTARLMSPQFVKPYIKGNKNDANDAEGICEAVTRPNMRFVAVKSSAQQDILMLHRVRTQRIKQRTALANQTRGLLSEYGIVIPIGISNVRKHLIDILTDADEKRLSEFVRPHFNSLYEELLHIDGLVKEIDVALKTYFNTSKDCQRLASLPGVSVITATALVGYLGDVSNFNNGRELAAYLGLVPRQHSTGGRELLLGISKRGDSYLRTLLIHGARSVLKAASEKKDKDSLWLMNLHARRGYNKAAVGQANKTARRIWALLSNETQYEVKQAA encoded by the coding sequence ATGAATACTATCACCTATGGTTTGGATTTGGCCAAAAATATCTTTCACGTACATGCAGTCACAAGCAAGGGTGAGATTGAGATCAAGAAAAAGCTTCGCAGGAAAGAGGTGTTAGCTTTTTTCGCCAAGCGAGAGCCAGGGTTGATAGGCATGGAAGCGTGTGGCGGCTCTCATTACTGGGCGCGTGAGCTAACAAGGTTGGGTTATACCGCCCGATTAATGAGTCCACAGTTTGTTAAGCCCTATATTAAAGGAAATAAAAATGACGCTAATGACGCAGAAGGGATATGCGAAGCGGTAACACGACCCAATATGAGGTTTGTGGCGGTAAAAAGCAGCGCACAGCAAGATATATTAATGCTACACAGGGTGCGAACACAGAGGATCAAGCAGCGGACAGCACTCGCAAACCAGACGAGAGGTCTCTTAAGTGAATATGGGATTGTTATACCGATAGGTATCAGCAATGTTCGGAAGCATCTTATTGATATTCTGACTGATGCTGATGAAAAAAGGCTAAGTGAATTTGTACGGCCACATTTCAATAGTTTATATGAGGAGTTGCTTCATATTGACGGGTTGGTAAAAGAAATAGATGTAGCATTGAAAACCTATTTCAACACCAGTAAGGACTGTCAGCGGTTAGCAAGCTTGCCGGGGGTTAGTGTCATTACAGCAACGGCATTAGTAGGATATTTAGGCGATGTCAGCAATTTCAATAATGGCAGGGAGTTGGCGGCCTACCTAGGCTTAGTGCCTAGACAGCATTCAACTGGAGGAAGAGAGCTTCTGCTTGGAATTAGTAAACGGGGAGACAGTTACCTTCGAACCCTTCTAATTCATGGCGCGAGGTCTGTACTGAAAGCAGCCTCAGAGAAGAAAGATAAAGATAGTCTTTGGTTAATGAACTTGCATGCTCGACGTGGTTACAATAAAGCCGCAGTAGGACAAGCTAACAAAACGGCTCGACGTATTTGGGCTCTTTTATCAAACGAAACACAGTACGAGGTTAAACAAGCAGCATAG
- a CDS encoding thiolase family protein yields MSVENVVIVSGARTPMGGFQGSLSSISATELGSTAIREAVLRAGIKPEDVQEVIMGNVLPAGLKQGPARQASRQAGLPDATGCTTINKLCGSGMKAAMLAHDLIKAGSNNVMVAGGMESMSNAPYILLNARKGYRMGHGDQAMDHMFLDGLEDAETGRLMGSFAQDVASQKGYTREEMDDYAINSLKRAQKAIEDGSLEQEIIPITVKSRKGETVVKDDEQPHNANIEKIPSLRPAFAKDGTITAANASSISDGASALVLMSESEANAKGLKPLARIVAHSTQSQHPSEFTIAPVGAIEKVLEKANWSKDDVDLFEINEAFAMVAMMPIKELGLDPQKVNVHGGACAQGHPVGSTGSRLLVTLMYALKQYGKKRGVAALCIGGGEATAMAIELI; encoded by the coding sequence ATGTCGGTAGAAAACGTTGTAATTGTAAGTGGTGCCAGAACGCCAATGGGAGGGTTTCAGGGAAGCCTAAGCAGTATTAGCGCGACAGAGCTAGGTTCAACCGCTATTAGAGAAGCTGTTCTTAGAGCAGGTATTAAACCTGAAGATGTTCAAGAAGTCATAATGGGTAACGTATTGCCTGCAGGCCTGAAACAAGGCCCTGCCCGCCAGGCTTCAAGACAAGCCGGGCTGCCCGACGCGACGGGCTGCACCACCATCAACAAGCTTTGCGGGTCAGGCATGAAAGCTGCGATGCTTGCACACGACCTTATAAAAGCAGGGAGCAACAACGTCATGGTCGCAGGCGGAATGGAAAGTATGTCTAACGCGCCCTACATACTCCTTAACGCTAGAAAAGGATACCGTATGGGGCACGGCGATCAAGCGATGGATCACATGTTTCTGGACGGGCTGGAAGATGCCGAAACGGGTCGACTCATGGGCTCATTTGCCCAAGATGTAGCCAGCCAGAAGGGATATACCCGCGAAGAAATGGATGACTATGCTATCAACTCTCTGAAACGTGCTCAAAAGGCAATTGAAGATGGCTCGTTAGAGCAAGAGATCATCCCAATCACCGTTAAAAGCCGCAAAGGTGAAACCGTAGTTAAGGATGATGAACAACCGCATAACGCTAATATTGAGAAGATTCCGTCACTCCGTCCTGCTTTCGCAAAAGACGGCACGATTACTGCCGCAAACGCCTCTTCTATTTCTGATGGCGCCTCTGCACTGGTGCTAATGAGCGAGTCTGAAGCTAACGCCAAGGGGCTAAAACCCCTAGCGCGCATTGTTGCTCATAGCACGCAATCCCAACACCCGTCAGAGTTTACTATCGCCCCCGTTGGTGCAATCGAAAAAGTTCTGGAAAAAGCAAACTGGAGCAAAGACGACGTTGACCTGTTTGAAATCAACGAAGCATTCGCAATGGTCGCAATGATGCCTATCAAAGAGCTTGGACTAGACCCGCAAAAGGTTAATGTGCACGGCGGAGCATGCGCACAAGGGCACCCGGTAGGATCAACAGGTTCCCGTCTTCTCGTTACACTGATGTACGCACTTAAGCAGTACGGTAAAAAACGCGGCGTTGCAGCATTGTGTATTGGCGGTGGCGAGGCGACAGCTATGGCGATTGAATTGATCTAA
- a CDS encoding DUF1302 domain-containing protein: protein MTKNTQRWHKLARLPLAVAVAASVSTPASAFQFYMGDVEASFDTTLSAGVSWRVQDRDSRQLSQGNLAPLGSNPFIGTTTGASTNNYDDGNWNFDKGDTYSKRVKGTSELLLSYENYGGFVRGRYWYDFQLKDEEMALDGAGQRRSLTAEGDKNASGGELLDAYVWGDFELGEMPLNMRLGRQVISWGESTFIFNGINIINPVDVGAIRAPGAEVKEALLPVNMFYSSLGVTENVTVEGFVQLEWEKTEIEDCGTFFSTADFASDGCGPVLLAGQLPDGVAYDQGLYADRLADNEADDTDQFGLAVRWYVPELNDTEFGFYFVQYHSRVPLITGVVANDPSSGLGGGGTDPFPEYFMDYPEGIQMYGVSFNTSTESGYSIGGEISYKKDLPLQWNSFELIHGGLGSPSSLLYQREFAEAGGDVSKLWGETLPGYDLYGVSQAQMTVIKFFDQVAGASRLTFVGEVGGTYVHGLKGSKDARYGRAGTYGIGAFDLSGTPWAALGSCESGGVQNLNRLNCNNSGYTTSFSWGYRLRTSLDYNDVFAGVNLTPTLSWSHDVSGYAPEPGGNFIQGRKSVGLSLKAVYLNQYSANISYTNYFGGKPYNLLNDRDNIALSVAYSF, encoded by the coding sequence ATGACAAAAAACACACAACGATGGCACAAACTGGCCAGGCTGCCATTAGCGGTAGCTGTGGCGGCTTCTGTGTCGACTCCAGCTAGTGCATTTCAATTTTATATGGGGGATGTAGAGGCGAGTTTCGATACTACGCTATCTGCAGGTGTGAGCTGGCGGGTTCAGGATCGTGATAGCAGGCAGTTATCCCAGGGTAACCTGGCGCCATTAGGGTCAAACCCTTTTATTGGAACAACCACCGGTGCATCAACCAACAATTATGATGACGGGAATTGGAACTTTGATAAAGGCGATACGTACTCGAAGCGTGTTAAGGGAACCAGTGAATTATTGTTGAGCTATGAAAACTACGGCGGCTTTGTACGTGGCCGCTACTGGTATGACTTCCAGCTTAAAGACGAAGAGATGGCATTGGACGGGGCAGGTCAACGGCGCTCCTTAACCGCTGAGGGGGATAAAAATGCCTCTGGTGGTGAGCTACTGGATGCCTATGTTTGGGGGGATTTTGAGTTGGGCGAAATGCCTCTCAACATGCGTTTAGGCCGGCAGGTGATCAGCTGGGGTGAGAGCACATTTATTTTTAATGGTATCAATATCATTAACCCTGTTGATGTAGGAGCAATAAGAGCGCCGGGTGCCGAGGTTAAAGAAGCCTTATTACCGGTAAACATGTTTTATTCCTCTCTTGGCGTGACTGAGAATGTAACGGTTGAAGGGTTTGTGCAGCTGGAGTGGGAAAAAACAGAAATTGAAGACTGCGGGACGTTTTTTTCGACGGCAGACTTTGCGTCAGATGGTTGTGGCCCTGTATTACTTGCAGGCCAGTTACCTGATGGCGTAGCGTATGATCAGGGGTTATATGCTGACCGTTTAGCTGATAATGAAGCAGACGACACCGATCAGTTTGGATTGGCAGTGCGCTGGTATGTGCCAGAGTTGAATGATACTGAGTTTGGTTTTTACTTTGTACAGTACCATAGCCGAGTACCTCTGATTACGGGGGTTGTTGCTAACGATCCAAGTAGCGGTCTTGGTGGTGGTGGCACGGATCCATTCCCAGAGTACTTTATGGATTATCCTGAAGGGATTCAGATGTATGGTGTTAGTTTTAATACCAGTACAGAGAGTGGCTATTCAATTGGAGGTGAAATAAGTTATAAAAAAGATCTCCCATTGCAATGGAACTCATTTGAATTGATTCACGGTGGCCTTGGTTCACCAAGCAGTTTGCTGTATCAAAGAGAGTTTGCGGAAGCAGGTGGCGATGTAAGTAAGCTATGGGGAGAAACCTTACCCGGGTATGACCTGTATGGGGTTTCACAGGCGCAGATGACCGTAATTAAATTCTTTGACCAGGTTGCTGGCGCTAGCCGATTGACGTTTGTCGGTGAAGTGGGGGGAACCTATGTTCACGGCCTAAAAGGCTCTAAAGATGCACGCTATGGAAGAGCGGGTACCTACGGTATTGGTGCATTTGATTTGTCCGGGACGCCTTGGGCTGCATTAGGCAGTTGTGAGTCTGGCGGGGTTCAAAACTTAAACCGGCTCAATTGTAATAACAGTGGTTATACTACTTCATTTTCATGGGGTTATAGATTACGTACATCCCTTGATTACAATGATGTATTTGCCGGCGTAAACCTGACACCAACGTTATCGTGGTCTCATGACGTGAGCGGTTATGCGCCTGAGCCAGGTGGCAACTTTATTCAAGGCCGCAAATCTGTTGGGCTATCTCTTAAGGCGGTTTATCTGAATCAGTACTCAGCCAATATCAGTTACACAAACTACTTTGGTGGCAAGCCTTATAACTTATTAAACGACCGGGACAACATCGCGCTAAGTGTTGCCTACTCATTCTAA
- a CDS encoding DUF1329 domain-containing protein yields the protein MKLRKRILAGGVITLSLLASAVSAKVSESEAAKLGAELTPIGAEKAGNADGTIPEWTGGYTNVPAGYVSGDRLPNPFPDDQPLFTITKDNMDKYKDNMSPGQIAMMTKYPDYVLPVYKTRRTAAYPQAIYDGAKANATTVEMVEGGNGLTPFQVSVPFPIPQNGLEVIWNHITRYRGGSVRRTIGQATPLANGNYSIVQFLDEITWRTSLQDYDPNTDPNVLFYFKQVIQAPTRLAGNVLLAHETIDQVKEPRRAWVYNAGQRRVRRAPQVAYDGPGTASDGLRTSDNFDMYNGSPDRYNWNLVGKKEAYIPYNSYKLDSTDLKYDQIIKPGHINQDLTRYELHRVWVVEATLKEGQRHIYAKRTFYIDEDTWQATVIDHYDGRGELWRVAEAHNMSFYGELVPWYTVETLYDLLSGRYLVNGLNNEQDKSYVFNLKRSSKDYTPAALRRAGKR from the coding sequence ATGAAACTAAGAAAAAGAATTTTAGCAGGTGGGGTTATTACGCTATCTTTGCTGGCATCTGCGGTGTCAGCGAAGGTATCAGAGTCTGAAGCGGCTAAACTAGGGGCTGAACTAACCCCTATTGGTGCTGAGAAAGCGGGTAATGCGGACGGCACTATCCCTGAATGGACTGGCGGATATACAAACGTGCCAGCGGGTTATGTGTCCGGTGACCGTCTTCCGAATCCATTCCCTGATGATCAACCCTTGTTTACCATCACTAAGGATAATATGGATAAGTACAAGGATAATATGTCTCCCGGGCAGATTGCCATGATGACAAAATATCCCGACTATGTTCTTCCTGTTTACAAAACGCGCAGAACAGCCGCTTATCCTCAGGCGATTTATGATGGAGCAAAAGCAAACGCCACGACGGTCGAGATGGTAGAGGGAGGGAATGGCTTAACGCCATTTCAGGTGTCAGTACCCTTTCCAATTCCTCAGAACGGGCTTGAGGTGATATGGAACCACATAACCCGGTATCGTGGCGGGTCGGTTCGTCGTACTATCGGTCAGGCAACGCCGCTGGCAAACGGTAACTACAGTATTGTCCAGTTTTTGGACGAGATTACCTGGCGTACTTCGTTACAAGACTACGACCCAAATACAGACCCTAACGTGCTTTTCTACTTTAAGCAGGTTATTCAGGCACCAACCCGTTTAGCAGGTAACGTGTTGCTAGCCCATGAAACGATTGACCAAGTAAAAGAGCCACGTCGTGCCTGGGTATATAACGCCGGTCAACGCCGGGTTAGACGCGCACCTCAGGTTGCCTATGATGGACCGGGAACCGCGTCAGATGGTCTTCGTACTTCTGATAATTTTGATATGTATAATGGTTCCCCGGATCGTTATAACTGGAATTTGGTGGGCAAAAAAGAGGCTTATATTCCTTACAACTCCTATAAGCTTGATTCGACTGATCTGAAATATGATCAAATAATTAAGCCAGGGCATATCAATCAGGATCTAACGCGTTATGAGTTACACCGTGTATGGGTGGTCGAAGCAACATTGAAAGAAGGGCAGAGACACATATACGCAAAACGTACGTTCTATATTGATGAGGATACATGGCAGGCGACGGTTATAGATCATTATGATGGTCGCGGCGAATTGTGGCGAGTCGCGGAAGCACATAATATGAGCTTCTATGGTGAGCTGGTGCCCTGGTATACGGTAGAGACTCTGTATGACTTATTGTCAGGCCGCTATTTGGTCAATGGCCTGAATAACGAACAAGACAAGAGTTATGTATTTAACTTAAAGAGGTCATCAAAGGACTATACGCCTGCAGCGTTAAGGCGAGCGGGTAAGCGATAG
- a CDS encoding LuxR C-terminal-related transcriptional regulator, whose protein sequence is MKASFGKTSAANDEASGYTSKSIDQIIKGGNSPSVIGRSFLRKKIIAPALSPHYTHLDRLDGYLEGIRNSRLSILCAPAGYGKTSLLSHWIQKDKANLPQIAWLTLDVRDNDIVRLCSYLLESLSDVLSEVVKEGLYLQLDAYGGRWSEAASEKVVVQLVEKIELSDAPVKIIFDNFQHIQGGQVKGFVDALLAHAPANLSIVVISSQPTGLAITKFRLERNITEIGVKELQLTESEAIRLLNALLPESVETEVIQELSQRCEGWGAGLHLLSIDLQNKDLASEVVLPDSVEYVKEYFFNDVLSSLTGHELNGLCRLSVVDYWCSDLCSHLLGPSAGGEWLRNMAQKLGFIEQLNDKGVWYRPHPLLKGVLFDVEKLKADRCAIYEDISIWFESRGMVSDAIEYAIKSENSNRVMSLLVKLSNASLLDQNMATLLGIRKKVLESGHDVTNRRTIVYLWTLMACSRIDEALNYIELLPDDFAVQNPDMGAELLAVNAYIAKARGDVERSFNLAREALARLSDDRVAVKVICQLIISNSHSLMGRFDDAKKANRKAVVVAREHNDVKLEMLGMYDSARIELARGYLNRVSTLVKQGLELNGVSINDLHNIAEGRLKVYWALVKMHQGKLLEAERIVNVAAREAERSNDIGAFYSYIVKAVLHKGAGDIDLAFGMIGRAERFIRVWQIDDVSYTCALNVAKAMLWIEQGNFDRASVALAELNEYHQAGLVADMFPLLPGSRDLLEIRLLIKTGETVRALEQLTSLQRIEKNRAPNSVTSIYILIYQSILYSKGHKPDRALMAMRTAIKKAEIENWSSPFWDLAADIKPILSEILSVSSSDGESFVCALGNLCGVTPLPGQSNSEEILEDPISEREKGVLELIAQGFSNQDIADKLFISLHTVKTHARKINNKLGVKSRTQAIVKARQYGLL, encoded by the coding sequence GTGAAAGCAAGTTTCGGTAAAACATCTGCTGCGAATGATGAAGCTAGCGGATACACTTCGAAATCGATAGATCAAATCATTAAAGGTGGCAATTCCCCGTCTGTGATCGGGCGGTCTTTCCTGCGTAAAAAAATTATTGCACCTGCTTTAAGTCCGCATTATACGCACCTCGACAGGCTGGATGGATATCTAGAGGGTATCAGAAACTCGCGATTGAGCATTTTATGTGCGCCAGCAGGTTATGGTAAAACATCTCTCCTTAGTCATTGGATTCAAAAAGACAAAGCCAACCTCCCTCAAATAGCGTGGTTGACCCTTGATGTTCGTGATAATGATATTGTAAGGCTATGTAGCTACCTGTTAGAAAGTCTTTCTGATGTTTTATCCGAAGTAGTTAAAGAAGGGTTGTATTTGCAATTGGATGCATATGGGGGGCGTTGGAGTGAAGCCGCTTCTGAAAAAGTTGTTGTTCAATTAGTAGAGAAAATTGAGCTGTCTGACGCTCCGGTAAAAATTATTTTTGACAATTTTCAACATATTCAAGGTGGACAAGTTAAGGGGTTTGTTGATGCGTTGCTGGCTCATGCCCCTGCAAACTTGTCTATTGTTGTTATTTCAAGCCAGCCGACTGGTTTAGCTATCACCAAGTTTCGCTTAGAGCGGAATATTACTGAAATTGGAGTGAAAGAACTTCAACTTACAGAATCAGAAGCCATACGACTCTTAAATGCTCTGCTGCCTGAGTCGGTAGAGACAGAAGTCATTCAGGAGCTGTCTCAACGTTGTGAAGGCTGGGGTGCAGGTCTCCACTTATTATCTATCGATTTGCAAAATAAAGATTTGGCGTCAGAGGTCGTATTGCCTGACTCTGTGGAGTATGTAAAAGAGTATTTCTTCAATGACGTTCTCTCCAGTCTGACGGGGCATGAATTAAACGGTCTTTGCCGACTAAGCGTTGTTGACTACTGGTGTTCTGATTTGTGCTCTCATTTATTGGGCCCCTCGGCAGGGGGGGAGTGGCTTAGAAATATGGCCCAGAAACTGGGGTTTATTGAGCAGCTCAATGATAAGGGCGTTTGGTACCGACCTCATCCTCTTCTTAAAGGGGTTTTGTTTGATGTCGAGAAACTGAAGGCTGATCGTTGTGCCATTTATGAAGATATTTCGATCTGGTTTGAGTCTCGCGGCATGGTGTCTGATGCCATTGAGTATGCAATCAAATCAGAAAATAGTAACCGTGTTATGTCCCTGTTAGTTAAGTTGTCGAATGCCTCGCTGCTGGATCAAAACATGGCGACACTTCTCGGTATTCGTAAAAAGGTTCTGGAAAGTGGTCATGACGTAACCAACCGAAGAACTATCGTTTACCTTTGGACACTGATGGCTTGCTCCAGAATTGATGAAGCCCTCAATTATATTGAGCTCTTGCCGGATGATTTTGCAGTGCAAAACCCGGATATGGGAGCGGAACTGCTAGCCGTAAACGCCTATATTGCTAAAGCCCGTGGTGATGTTGAGCGGTCGTTTAACCTGGCCCGAGAGGCCCTGGCACGGTTAAGTGATGATAGAGTGGCTGTAAAAGTGATTTGCCAGCTGATTATTTCGAATAGCCATAGTTTGATGGGGCGGTTTGATGATGCCAAAAAAGCCAACCGCAAGGCCGTTGTTGTGGCTCGTGAGCATAATGATGTCAAGCTTGAAATGCTGGGCATGTATGACTCTGCAAGAATTGAGTTAGCCAGAGGTTATCTTAATCGAGTGTCAACCCTGGTTAAGCAGGGCCTTGAATTAAACGGTGTGTCTATTAATGATCTGCACAATATTGCTGAAGGAAGGCTAAAGGTATATTGGGCGCTTGTTAAAATGCACCAAGGTAAACTCCTTGAGGCTGAGCGGATTGTAAATGTAGCCGCTCGAGAAGCAGAAAGAAGCAATGATATTGGCGCATTTTACTCTTATATAGTGAAAGCAGTTTTACACAAAGGGGCTGGGGATATTGATTTAGCATTTGGCATGATTGGCCGTGCTGAGCGGTTTATCCGCGTTTGGCAAATTGATGATGTGAGTTATACCTGTGCGTTAAACGTTGCAAAGGCTATGTTATGGATAGAGCAGGGTAACTTTGATCGCGCTTCGGTTGCTCTGGCTGAACTCAACGAATATCATCAAGCGGGTTTGGTTGCAGATATGTTTCCACTTCTGCCTGGTTCTCGTGATTTGCTGGAAATTCGACTGCTAATCAAAACAGGTGAGACGGTGAGAGCTCTTGAACAGTTAACCTCACTTCAGCGCATAGAAAAAAACCGGGCACCCAATAGTGTTACCTCTATTTATATTTTGATTTATCAGTCGATTTTATATAGTAAAGGACATAAGCCTGACCGAGCGCTAATGGCTATGCGAACGGCAATAAAAAAGGCTGAAATAGAAAATTGGTCTAGCCCATTTTGGGATCTGGCGGCAGATATAAAGCCTATATTATCTGAAATTCTATCTGTATCCAGTTCGGACGGAGAGTCTTTTGTTTGCGCTTTGGGGAACTTATGTGGTGTGACTCCACTGCCAGGTCAAAGCAACTCTGAGGAAATACTTGAGGATCCTATTAGCGAACGTGAAAAGGGCGTGCTGGAACTCATTGCTCAAGGCTTTTCTAATCAGGATATTGCAGATAAGCTGTTTATATCCCTTCATACGGTTAAAACTCATGCCAGAAAAATTAACAATAAGTTGGGGGTCAAGAGCCGAACTCAAGCGATTGTAAAAGCAAGGCAATACGGCCTATTGTAG